The genomic window ACAAATCCCCCTGTAATCGTTCTCTACGTGAAAGAAGGTAAGGAGGAAGAGGTAAAAGAACTTTTAGACGAGTTTGGGAGTATCGAAACTCTTAAAACTCAAAAGACTTGTGATGAATGTCCACAGGAACCTTTCAATTTCTCAGAGGCAGTTGATGAATACAGCAAGACCATAAGGGTTATCAACCTATTCCTTCGTCTTGCAGAGAAATCAAAGAAAAATGAAGAGGAAAAGAAAAACAAAGAGGAGGTGTAAAGATGGCAAAGGTAGTTAAGTACAGGATTTCTGAATTGGAAATTCCACAGGGACTACTTCCCAGAGTCATAACGGGAACGGTTGAAGAAAAGGTTAAGGAATATGCAGACCTTATGGAAAACGGGGTTGAATTTGACCCGATAAAGGTATGGGAAAGAAAGGACGGAAGAATCTGGGTAGTTGACGGAGTCCACAGGATAGAAGCAAGCAAGAGGATAGGAAAGGAATTCATAGAAGGAGAACCGCTACCGATAAAGGATGAGCTCCACTACCGTATGGAGGCAATCAGGCACAATCTCAAACACGGACTTGCATTAAGGCCAGAGGAGAGGAAGCTCTGTGCCCAACAGCTCTACCTTGCAGGAGTTGACCCTGTTGACATTCAGAGGCTCTTTGGAGTGAGCGACAGAACGATTAGAAGGTGGCTGTCAGACGTCAAGAAAGACAAGAAAGAGGAACTATTCCAGAAGGCCAAAGAGTTAAGGGAGCAGGGTTATACCTTTGAGGAAATATCTAAAGAGTTAGGAGTATCTCTTTTAACGGTCTATCGCTGGTTTAATAAGAATGATTCTCAACAATTTATCAAAACGGACACG from Balnearium lithotrophicum includes these protein-coding regions:
- a CDS encoding helix-turn-helix domain-containing protein, with the protein product MAKVVKYRISELEIPQGLLPRVITGTVEEKVKEYADLMENGVEFDPIKVWERKDGRIWVVDGVHRIEASKRIGKEFIEGEPLPIKDELHYRMEAIRHNLKHGLALRPEERKLCAQQLYLAGVDPVDIQRLFGVSDRTIRRWLSDVKKDKKEELFQKAKELREQGYTFEEISKELGVSLLTVYRWFNKNDSQQFIKTDTMAKMKNIDNDSQQLNPSYSNTIHSDSPSVKDILDDPERLIEEEERELSSADDDIPESVRRFEDPELKAQVVRQIQKIKEKERRKKEVRLKEPEEIKAEIWEKLYDPLAEYQVRFCEGIGCSRSIHGGHPGVF